TTATAATATCTCTTATAATAAAAATACTGCAAGTAGATAGAACTGAAAAACAAAAAACCGTAGTTAACGTAGAACCAATTCAAGAAGCTTCGATTGAAAATAAAAGTAGTAATGAAAATATAGAAGAGTTAGTTTCAGTTATAACTGCATCAATTGCAGCAGCTACAGGAAATAGTACAAATAATATAATAGTTAGAAAAATACAAAGAACTAATAATAATAAATCAAGTTGGGAAAGAATGCCTAAAAATATTACAAAGTAAAACAGGGGGAGTTTACGATGATAAAAAAATATAATATAACTGTAAATGGAAATACATACGAAGTAGAGGTGGAAGAGCTAGGCAGTCAGGCATCTGTGCAAAGACCACAAGTAGCAACTCAACAAGTGCAGCCACAAGCAGCGCCAAAAGCGCAACCTAAGCAAACTCAAAATGCACCGTCTGCTGGAGGAGGAACTATATCAGCACCTATGCCAGG
The nucleotide sequence above comes from Paraclostridium bifermentans. Encoded proteins:
- a CDS encoding OadG family transporter subunit, whose amino-acid sequence is MNISQLLEALKDPSASISIGEKLLAGVCVAILSMAVVFIVLVIISLIIKILQVDRTEKQKTVVNVEPIQEASIENKSSNENIEELVSVITASIAAATGNSTNNIIVRKIQRTNNNKSSWERMPKNITK
- a CDS encoding biotin/lipoyl-containing protein, with translation MIKKYNITVNGNTYEVEVEELGSQASVQRPQVATQQVQPQAAPKAQPKQTQNAPSAGGGTISAPMPGTINDVRVKVGDSVKKGQVLIILEAMKMENEIMASSDGTVKSVDVSKGASVSAGDALITIG